The nucleotide sequence CCCAATTGATAAAAATTGGGCTCTTGGAAACGCATAATTGGTCTCCTGGAAACGCATAATCGacgtggctggagatgctcttactccgTGTGGACTAGGTGCCATGTACTATATACTGCCGCATGTACCACTCTTGAAACATCGCCACATTCACTTCCCAACCTGCCGCCTCGCTCCTCTCCGCTTAGCATTGTCCCCGCTCCTCGCCTCCTCGGAGCGATGGGCAAGTCCGGCCACTCTCGGCATCTCAATGGGATCGCCGCTCACGTTCTTCGAGACCTACTCCTCTGTAGACAAAACCGCACCTCCTCTACATTTCTAGAATTCATTGGTGCCTAGCACTTCCGTAGCGGCCCTTACTAGCTAGCATAGTGCGTCCCGGCTGCATTCCATTTCCACAGGAATCTATCCCATTTCCACAGGAATCTATCGGTCTCGCCCGGGTTGATCTGAACATTTGCAGCCTATCTAATCTAAAAAGATAGCAGAGTGTTTGCACGAACAGAAAATTAATGGTCTTGCTAAGCAAACTGAGAAGCAGTTCTTATTATTGTGAGCTCGCACGCAGAGACTCTTTTACAGAACACAACTCGCTACACAACACAACGCACCCGCGCGCGGCAGGGTGCCACAGAGAACCCAGATCACGCGCCGGTGCCGGTCGCCCCGGCGTCGCCGGCCTGGCCCGGTTCCTTCCTGGCGGCGAAGGCGCTGTCGTCGACCTTGCGCGACGCGGCGTCCTCCACCTTGTCCTGCACCTTATCGATCTGGATGTTGCCCTGGTCCTCCCGCGACCGCAGGTCCGTGCGCGTGCGGTTCTCCCCGCCGCCCACCGACCCGTACGTCGTCGGCGTCGTCTCCCCGACCGGGTGCGCTCCCTGTGCCCCCGACATCCTGCCTGCCTTCACTGCACTTCGCACGCGTATGTATATATGCTCGCTGCTGGCTGACTCGACGTGCTCTTCCTGCTCGGCTCCGGTGTGGTCCGGCGGCAGCGGGCCGGCGTTTAAATAGCTGAGCTGCGGCGAGCGCCAGCGGCGCGGTATCGGCGCGTGGCATGGGGACGTGGTGTGACGCGGGTGGTGTCCGCGTGACACATGGCTCGGATATATCTGCGCGGGCGTCTAGATCGGACTCGTGTCCGCTGCGGCGCGCACCTGGACGCTCGAGGCTCCGTACTGCAGAGAGCGTGTGCGTTTCGCCGAGTAATGGATAAACATCAACTCCGTGCTGCATTTTTTTTTTTGTTGAGAAAAAAACTCCGTGctgcaggcaagccggatccgcgTCTAGGATGATAATGGTCGGCGTGCCCGCGAAAACCACATTGGCCTGTGGCCGATTCTGCAAAGTTGAACCCAGCAGCAGAAATACATTGGTGATTATCCCTCGCGTCCACGGCCCGCTAAGCTTTTTTTTTTTAAACTCAACCCACACTTTTATTTAACCATTCACGAAGGGATCTCGTCTGAAACAGTCTGCAAAATGAAATCTGAAGGCACATGCCGCCACACCTTACATAATTCATTTAACACTGTTTCCGTAGCTAATAAGTGAGCAACTTTATTAGCGTCACGCCTAACCCATGATACTTTCCAACTactagatgaccagttgcgccaaatggcgcaaagACCTATTTAAAACCAtgttcgtgttgaaaatatttgcatttttcaGTAACAGTATATTTGAGTACATTTGGTAAGAACTTATACCCCTATATAAAAAGAAAATTAAATGCAAATATTTTATTAAGGTAATAATGCCACAAATTAGATCATCGGTAGGTCAAGATAGTTGAGTCTACAATTAGGAATTCCGAGTAGCTGTAAACTTGCATTAAAAAAAGAGTAAACACAAGTGACACAATAAAATGTAGTTAATACATGAACTCGTGAACATTGTGTACAGGAGAAGTTAATAGAAATAATAGTCAACTACATCATATAATTTGGTTCTATACTCTTTTGTGTATATATCCTGAATGCTATCCATTTGTGATCAACTCTTTGTCCTTCGAATCAAATGGCACAACTATTGCCCCTTGTGGAAAAAGAAAGGACTCTATAATATTCATAAATGTAAAAGGAAAACATCATGTAATGCATCTCAACCTGCGCAAAGCAATGTAAAAACCATACATGCTATCTACATCTTCTCATTGTCTGGCAAAACATAAGTAGCCGAGGGACCCTGTACAAAAGAATTGACAATTCACAAAAAGAAGCATGCCATCAGCTGTCTAGACAATCATAAAACAATAAGTGGCAAAAGCTCCATCAGAATTAGCATTTGCCATCTAGTTTATGAGCTAAAGTTAGAGCATACCAGTCGATGAAACATATTAAGCATCAGCTATAAAACAAACTCTATTTTCCTAATAAGACAACATAGATATGAAATGGGCAAACTCTATTTTGCCATTCAGTTTATGAGCTAAAGTGGAAAGCTATGGTCACTGAATTTTAGGCACTTTTTTTAGCAAACACAGTAGGGTAAAAACCCTACTGTAACTCTATTTTTTAGGCACTTCACCGTATAAACAATAGCCATAATACATGTTTATGGCTGACACctcacgagcagcaagcttcagtTTTACACTATTTAGGAATGCATACAAGCAAGTCCTGACAATTGAGATTTTCAATCCAGGACCAATCAGATAtatgccgacagctagaattctaATTAGAGTCATTCCCACCAGAACGCGCTTTGTATACTAAATAATAAGATGGATTGTTTTGGGTTTATAGCCGCCATAATCAAGGCTCTAAACCTGGTACTATTTGCATGATAATGGGGTGCTTTCACACATCAGCATAAAACCAAAGAGTCATTCTTATCCTGTAATAGAGATACTATTCTTTTCACAAGCTCTTATTTTTCTACCCATACTAAGTTGTGCCCCTGTTTAGTGCTGACACTACAAACTTTAGTTTACGTGGGTGTATGGACAATATATAAAACATGAACCTGGTGAAAAAATACAAGGGATTACCTGAATACATGATGCTACAGTACATATATTTTTCTAACTGGAAAATAAGCCTATTACTTCCTGCTCACAGATTTTAGTTCATTTCTAAACTCTAAATTATATTGAGACAAGCACACTACATCTATATTCTGCTATAACACAAATTATTGTTACCTTACTATGGAAGCAGCTAGAATTATTTTGTGGTGATAAAACTATGGAAGTACGTTGGCAATACAATTATAAAATATACTATCTTCAAGGAAATCTGCACTTGTAGCCCTGTTTGATAGCAAAGTACTTTCTATGTATTTTGAGAATAACACAGTTTTTGAGATTAACACAGTTTTAATTTCAGTGAGCTGTTTGGCTACCACTAAAAACTGTGGTTTAAATTACAGTATTAAAAACAGTGATCTTAATACTGTAGTACTTGCAAAATTATCATTTTTTCTCTGTATTAAAAAAGAACTGCATAACTCGTTTTTTAAAACTGAGCACGCTGAAAAACAATCCACGGGTGTATTCATGTGCCTCTCGACACACATTTTCTGCTAGCTCTCGATGGTGACACGGAAGAAGGCCAAGACGGTCCCGTGGTGCCTGCTACGACAACACAGAAGACGGCCTGGCGTTCCAGGCCATATGAAGCAGCAGCTCAACCTAGTTCAACTCCTCCGATTACTGTGCAAGCTAGCTTTGTGTATGGCCATTTAATGCATATAGCCGTTCAGTTTGCAACGGCCAGCGAGCAGGGTACACGCGTGTCTGCGACTGTTAACAAATGGCCAGCTCTCGTCGCCGCTCCACCTTCGGCACTCCGGGAATAAAAAAATAAAGTGGATATTCATTTTTGTGGATGTTAGCAAATAAAAAATGAAACCAACTGGGAATAGAAAACTTAAAAGGGCAGTAAGTAACAACAGAAACGGAGATAGAGAGAGATAAATGCATTAATCCAGCTATAAGTAGTAGGATAGAAATGAAAAACCcattgttggaaaacagaaattcGACCTCAGAGATTGTCTAAGTTGTGACATCGTTTGTTAGCGGCAGATCAGTATTATGTTTTTCTTTTTTGCATAATGGTAGGTTAGTATCTTGTCCCGATATTATATAATAACATCTAGTTTGTATCAGTCATAATTTTCACATGAACAAACTGCTATAAAGATTAGTCAAGCCTAAACTCTAGATCCCCGCAAAAAATGGAAGTCTAAACTCTAGATTAGACCTAAACTGATATAGTAGTAGTAATCCTTCACCATTTAATGTATGGATCACACTAAtacaaatcatagaaaaacttagTCTTGTATCATAGATCTGACGATAGAAGATAGCCATTCCACTAATGAAGCGAATAACTACATTTAGTAGTAAGATTGAGCTTCTGGACATTTAGACAATCCTAACCTGGGTTTCTTAGTAAAGAAATGGCTGAAGACCAAACACGTCATCGTGTTACCCTTCCTCCTTGTTCGATTCATCACTTCCTACTTTAGAAAAGAAACAGAGTAACATAGTTCAATAATAGCACACTGTTTCAGAACATATTATACCACAGAAATATAGACAAAGCTGTGCATGCATGGAAGAAGAAATCGAGTGAAGGAGGAGGAGCTCACAATGAGCTTTGGCCCATCGATCTGGACATGCCAACGCCAAATATAAATAGGGGCATTGCCTGCTCTGCTTCCTTCCCCCACCCACTTATTTGCGTGACACTCTTCCGCGACACCCTCTACTCACACCACTCTTCCGCGACACTCCGGAGGTTGCCCTTCGCTTTGCCTCCCTGACCACAACCTGAAGAGAGGAGATGCAGATTTGAGAATACTTCAAGAAACAAACCCGAGTCACAAATGAGTTGGGAGATACAGTAACAATAGGTTGAGTACGTCCAAAGGAGAAAAAGGGGGGTTGCATACTTTAGAATCACATTGCAGTTCTCCACTAATGCCACTGCCTCTGGATGATTTTCACCAAATGCTTTCCTGGCAGGTTCTTCATATCCAATTGCCCAATTTGTACATGGTGCGCCAGTACTGTCAAATGATCAGAAAGTATGTGGAGGTCAAGTTTGTTCTATCTACCAGCAAGCATCTAATAATAAACATGCAGATGGAAATATAATTACCAGATAGCTACTACCCTTCAGACAAACCTCCACAGCCAGCAAAAATATCAAGGGTTGCAAGACAGTTCTCTGGTGTTGCGTTCTGTTTGTCTGAACCAGCTTGCCCATCGTCACAAATCTACTTGCCTTCATTCTTTTTTGCAGCATGCGCCTTCCTTGTCAAGGTCATGAGCTTAACATTTGTCGGTAGCTGGTTAAAAGAAAAGACATGCTCAGTCAACTACCTGAAGCAGTTTCTCACAAAATAAATGCAAAACTGGAGAAATCAAAAGATGAATGTTGGCAATAACTAACCTGCTTAAGAGCTCCAGCATCAGGATCATATAAATGTTCACAGTAAAAGGCATGCTCAACCACTACCGGAAGATTTGAATTTGGAATGTCATTCTTTGCTATAACCTCACATTTCCCCTCAACCATCACAAACTGGCACACTT is from Triticum aestivum cultivar Chinese Spring chromosome 3A, IWGSC CS RefSeq v2.1, whole genome shotgun sequence and encodes:
- the LOC100682462 gene encoding uncharacterized protein, which produces MSGAQGAHPVGETTPTTYGSVGGGENRTRTDLRSREDQGNIQIDKVQDKVEDAASRKVDDSAFAARKEPGQAGDAGATGTGA